The DNA segment AAAAAATCACCTAAATTTGGACTACCGTCGGTATTTTTAAGCACTGTGGGAACGGTCAAGGAAACAAAATCATCATCACTAACCACAAGGGCGGGATTCCTGCCATTGGTACTCATTTTGATCCACCACACATTGGAATTTTCTACATCTTTGCCAAAAATTTTATCCTTGAAAGATTGATAAGAGATGTTGTTTCTAAATTGGTGCTTTCCTCCTTCACGAAACCCAAAACCATTGCTTTTATTGTTGTAAGAGGTGTTGTTGGTCATCTCGATAGCTCCCGGATTGTTGTTGTCGGTAAAACCGTGTTGTCCGTTTCCAAAAGCGACACAACGTCTTAGGACATGATTTACCGGAATGCCTTCGCCGCCCAATTTAAAACCATTTTTATCTCCAGTTGCCGTAGTACTTCCGTTGGTAAGGGTTCCATTATTATAGGCCACGCAATTTTCGAACAAAATAGCTCCAATGGGGCCTGTTTTACTTTTGGTATACAAATCCCATCCATCATCACTGTTATTGTGGGACAGGCAACCACGAAAAATATTGCCTTGACCACAAGTCAATTTTGCTGCAAAACCATCCGCATTTTCTGCCAATGAATCTTTGTTGTCAAACGATTCGCAGTTCAAAATTAAATTATTCGAAGGCCATTGACTGATTGAAGTATAGGCAGCATAATAACGGCTGATTTGAAGTCCGCTATCCCTATTTTTTTCGAAAATACAATTGTCAATCGTATTAAAATTTCCCGAAAGAAGCATCCCATTATCTCCTGCTCTCCTGATTGTAATTCCTTTGAAATACCAATAAAAACCATCTAAAACAATCCCTTTATGGAGGTTGTTTTCACTTTGTGCCGAAAAGTCAAGAATGGGAGTTTCATCCGCATAAGCTTCTATACGTTTAAGATTTCCCGCTGTTCCGCTATTTTCTCTTGCAATAAAAATGGTCGAAGCTATAGAATAAATTCCTCCACGCATATAAATGGTTTGCCCTGGAATTACGATTTTAATGGCATTCACAAGTGTGGTTGGCCTGTCTATGGTTCCAATATTACCCTCTTTTCCTGCCGGCGAAACATAAATTTGGGAAAATACACAAAGTGGAAAAAGCAACATTACGGCAAATAAAATAATGATTCTTTTCATAATAAAAGAGTTGGTTTGGTGATTACTATTTTTGCTGTAGGACTTACTATTTCTTGGATGGTTTAAATGATATGGTGTATTTCACGACATTTCCAGTAAAACCTCACTTTAAATGAAATAAATAATTAACAATGAAACAGAATACTTTATTTATAAAAAACATCGTACCCAAACCGAATCAACGTGCCGATAACCACCACCAAAAAGAAGATTCGAATGAATTTATTCCCTTTATTGATGGCCAATTTGGCACCGATCCACCCTCCAAGAGCATTGCATAGCACCATCGGAATCGTAATGGCCCAAATGATTTTGCCTTTCAGCATAAACAGACAAATGGAACCAAAATTAGTCGCCAAATTGACCATTTTGGCATTGGCGGAAGCGTGCAAGAAATCAAATCCCATCAAGGCAATGAAAGCCAAAACCAAGAAACTTCCGGTTCCCGGCCCAATAAATCCGTCATAAAAACCAACCACGAAACTGATGAGAACGGCATAAAAAACCTGGGTTCTGGCAGAATGATTTTTTACGATGTGTTGCCCAAAATTTTTCTGGGCATAAGTGTAAATGACCAAAAACGAAAGCACAACCAACAATAGAGGTTTCATGAAATCATTGCTAACATACGTCAACAAAGTCGAACCCAAAAAGGCTGATGGAAATGCCAAAACCATCATGATGCCCAGCAACTTCCAATTCATGTCCACTTTTTTGAGGTATTGGTAGGCAGCAAAGGAAGTGCCGCTAAAAGCAGGTACTTTCAGCGATCCAACAACGGTTGAAACGGGAAGATTGGGCAACAAAATCAATCCAACCGGGGTTTGGATTAATCCTCCTCCTCCAACGATGGCATCGATAAATCCTGCTACAAAAGCAGCCAGACAAAGCAAAATAATAACGTAGGATTCCATTTTTTTAAAAATTTCACCAAATGTAAGACATAAGTTTATTGGTTTATTCGTTAATTTGTTCCCGGTTAAAAAAATTAAAAAAACACAAATGGATTCGACAAAAATATTAGAAATACTTGCCTACACTTTACCCTCATTAATCACTGGAGGCGTCGCTTACTTTTTATTCAACTCCTATTTCAAGGACCAACAGAACACCAGACGTTGGTTGTTGCAAAAAGACAATCGAAAAGACACTTTACCCCTGCGTTTGCAAGCTTTCGAACGAATGACTTTGTTTATGGAACGCATCAATCCAAGTCAATTATTGATTCGAATCACTCCCATTTCCGAGGATAAAAACGAATATGCCAACTACGTGATTGCGCAAGTGGAGCAAGAATTTGAACATAATTTAGCCCAACAAATCTACATTTCGGACGAATGTTGGTCGATAATCACCACGGCCAAAAATGCCACGATTCAAATGATTCGCTTGGCTGTCAAAAACGAAAAAGTGGCTGATGCCAACCAATTGCGTGAAGTGATTTTAAGTGATTTATTGGAAAAACAATCGCCAAGCAGTGCTGCCTTGGCATTCATCAAAAACGAAGTGGGACAATTGTGGTAAAGAAAGCCCTATTTAATTGGAGTAGCGGCAAAGATTCTGCTTTAGCATTGTACAAAATAGTACAAAATAAAGAATACGAAATCAGTTGTTTACTAACCAGTGTCAACCAACAATTCCAGCGTATTTCGATGCACGGCATTCGGGTAGAATTATTGGAAGAACAAGCAAAAAGCATTGGTCTGCCACTGGAGATTATGCAAATTCCAGAAATGCCAACGATGGAAGTGTACGAAGCTGTGATGCAAACCACACTCGCCAAATTAAAAAACCAAGGAATTACCCATTCCATTTTTGGGGATATTTTTCTGGAAGATTTGCGAAAATACAGGGAAGACAAATTGGCCGAAATGGATTTTGAAGCTGTTTTTCCGCTTTGGAAAATCCCAACACAGGATTTAATCCAGGAATTCATGGCACTGGGATTCAAGACCATCGTGGTTTGTGTCAACGAACGCTTTTTGGACAAAAGTTTTGTGGGCCGGATTATCGACCAGGATTTCATCAATGATTTACCCGAAAATGTGGATGTTTGTGGCGAAAACGGGGAATTTCACACCTTTACTTTTGACGGCCCTATTTTCTCCAACCCCATTTCTTTTGAAATTGGGGAAATAGTCTATCGAAAATATGAAAAGCCGAAAGAAGAAGATTCTTCCGATACTGCTTGTGAAACTTCAACTTCGGATGCTTTTGATTACGGATTTTGGTATTGTGATTTGGCGGAAACCAATTAAACGCTAAAAATATTGGGCGAATATTTACTTATCGTTCCTCATACAGTTTCAACAATTGCGTCACGGTATTCCAATTGCGGATGGTTGCCGTCACGTTCAATTTTTTCTCGATGTTTGATTAAATAATTAACATTATCTTTTTAATGAAAAATGCCCTTTAAAACTTTTATCTTCGTCATTCAAATTTATAGTAAACCAAAAATCATCTGAAATCATTGGTTCATTATTATATTTACCATCCCAGCCGACATCCATTGGGTTTAATGTTTTTAATAATTTGCCATATCTGTCAAAAATTAAAATCTGTGCATGGGGATATTTACTTATTCCTTTTATCTGCCAAAAATCATTGACACCATCATTATTTGGGGTAAAAAACTTTGGATAATCTAATATGGTTACTTCCGAATCATCTTGACCACATCCATATTTATCTTTTACAGATACAATATAAGTTCCTCCATAAATATTTCTAAATAAATTACTGTCTTGAAAATTTATTCCATCAATTGAATATTCAAAATTACCATCTCCTGATGCACTAATTTCGATAAAATTATTTCCAAATTGATCATAAACAACTTTCTCAATAGTGGGTTTAAGAGATCTTGCTAAATTGAATGGAAAAGATTTTTGGCAAGATATTCCATTTTCAATTTGGGTAACTTTAACTGTATAATCTCCTGAATCAATAAGTTTGGCCTCATTCGTTATCGAGATAATTTCATTGTTTTTAAATTTCCATTCATAAGAATCAAAATTCGGATTTATGGAAATAGTCAATGATGGTTCTAGTTCACATATAGCATAGTTGTCTTTTAAATCAATTACGGGCAATTTATTTACTATTAAATCAAAACTGGTTTCTGAAAAACAGAATGAATTTAAACTGTTTTCAACTTTTACAAAAACAGTTTGAGTATTTGGAATCATATTCTTGAAAGTTACCGGCAATGGACTGGGCAAGTTATTACCATTTGCATCTTTATAAAATATACGCAAACCAGATTGATTACCTATAAGTTGTGATTCAATTAATGATGTGTCAAAATTTGCAAAACCATTGCCTTCATCACAGGAATATAGATTCTGAGGTTTATCAATAGTCGGTTTTGAAGATGTTTTAAGCGTTAAAACAGTCTCCGAAAAGCATTTTGTTTTTGAATCAGTTACCCGTACTGTTATATTTTCAGTGTCCTTAATTGAATTTGTAAATGGATTTGGCAAAGGATTGGTTAATTGATTTCCAATAGTATCATAATAAGTAACTTCCATTCCAGATTGATTTGCTATTACATTATTTTGAACACCTGAAGTGTCGAAGAATTCTGAAATACCATCATTATCGTCATCACATCCAATTAAAACTGGTAAAACATTTGCAATTGGAAGGGGATTTGCAATTAAATTTATATTGGTTTCGGCAAAACATTCATTATTAGAATTAATCACTTTTGCTTTTATATAATCTTTCTTTAAAATTATATTAGTATAATTCGAAGATAATGGACTCGGTACTAAATTATTGCTACTATCATAATATTGTACTTTTACATTTGCTTGATTCCCTATAAGTTTATTTTCAATAGTACTGAGGTCGAATAATTCTATCCCATCATTGTTGAAATCACACATATAAATATCATCAACAGCATTTGCAACGGGAGATGCCAAGACGCTAACTGCAAAATCTTTGACGACATAACAGCCAGGATTTCCCTTGCTTTGAACTCTTGCGAAAATAGCTTGAGTGGCATTTTGAATCGTATATAAATCGGGTAGCTTATTACTGTTGTTTTCCGCTTCTCTTAATGATAAATGATAACTTATGTCGTACTCCAATGAAGGTAATCCATTTAAAATTTGCAAATCTTTCAAATTATGAAAATTGAACTGATCATTTACTGCACAAGTAGTAATATCAGAAGGTTCTGCAACGATTGGTACTCCATTTATTGAAAAAGTTTTAAAAAATGTATCTGTAATAACTCCTTTAGTATAAGTTGCGGATACAGTATAAGTACCATTTTTTGAAAAAGTATGTGAGGGTCTGGGCAAAGTAGAGGTGTTTGATATTCCGGTAGCATCATCGTTGAAATCCCATTTTACATTATCTACTGAATTATTTAAAGAAAAAGTTCCTTTTAGATTACATCCACATCCTTTATCTAAAATAATTGCTGTAGGTAATTCAATATTTAAATTTTTGTTTTCATAAATATTGGTAATTTCTATGTCGTATGGATTTTCTATTCTGCCATAATATAGCACGTCTAAATCTTTATCGTTGTCATAATCCCCAAAATCAATCCCTCCGCTATAACAATCTGGAAATGATTTGTTTATTTCTGAAAACGCATCATTTTTATTATTCAAATAAAACTTTGTGTTTCTATATGAAAGACCTGAGCCATAATTAACAAGATCTAAAAAGCCATCGTTGTCAAAATCCCCTAATTTTAATTTTGACAAAAAGGCACCATCATTATTCATTGTAAATGAATTGCTGAAATTCATGTTTCCTTTGTTGGTATAAAAATAAAGTTTTGTCCCAGGATCTCCACTCATCAAGTCGAATTTTGTACTTCCGGTAAATACAAAATCAGGAAGTCCGTCTTTATTTATATCGCCTACATCCATACTTACATAACTTAGTTGCGGAAGAGTAAATGGAATTTTATCAAATTTAAAATTTCCCAAATTTTTATATATAACAAACTCCCGTTCCGTTTTTGTTGATGAAGCCGTAATGACATCTTTTAAACCATCTCCATCAAAGTCTGCCCATTTAGCACTATTAGTTTGAAGATTTGCTCTAGCACCATTAATAATATAAAAACTTACATTTGCAATTTTTGTGAATGTTTCGTTTCCATTATTTTTAAAAATTCCCGAATCATATTCATCTTTTGAATTTAACCCTTGATAAAAAACATCTAACAAACCATCATTATCTACATCGACCCATTCAACTGTTCCGTCTTTTATAGCAGGAATAGCGTTAGGAATTTCTATAAATTCACAACCGTTATTAATATTCTTGTAAATTTTTGTAATGTTATTATATGCAGATCCACCTGTTGTACCTGAATAAATTAAATCCAAAGTTCCATTATTATCAAAATCTCCCCAAGAACAATCACCATAAATAACTCTTGGAATATTTTTTATTGAACTTTCCGTAAAAGTTTTATCACCATTGTTTTTATATAAAATGGCATTAAGAAAATCTCCATGAATAAAATCTAATCCAGTTACGAAAATGTCTAAAAAACCATCATTATTATAATCTACGAAAGATGAAAAACCCAAATAACCACCTTTTAGGTTTTCAGTAGATACAACTTTTTCAAAATTTTGAGCTGTACCTATATTTAAGAAAAATAGAAAAAAACAGACTAAATTTATTGCAAATGTATTTTTATAATTCATAATTATTCGGGAAATAAAATTGATCTTTCCTCATACAGTTTCAACAATTGCGTCACGGTATTCCAATTGCGGATGGTGGCCGTCACGTTCAATTTTTTTTCTATGTATTTCTGGTCAAACCTTGTCTTTCCAGCTCCAACGGCATATTTAATGTAAATCCTGTTGGCATCAATTCGGGCTTCGTCGGGTTTAAATTGGCTAATTTTCAAATCATTGATGCTGTCGCTTCGCAAAGTGGTGGAAACAAAAGCCACATATAATTTTTTAATGTCCGAATCTGGCTCTTTCAGAAAAGTATTGTTCTTCAAACAGGCATCCAAATCGGCTTTGCCAATAACCACGACGGGTACTTCGTGACCAAAAGCCTTGAAAATTTCCTGCTTTATTTTGAAACCAACAGCGGCGCCATTTTCATCCTCGCTGTCCACAAAAACATTTCCAGATTGGATATAGGTTTGCACGTTTTGGAATCCTATGGCTTCCAAAGTCGTTTTCAAGGCCTCCATTTTTATCATGTTGTGACCGGAAACGTTGATGCCACGAAGAAGAGCTAGATGGGTTGTCATTTGTTGAAAGTTTAAGAATTCCAAATATACTTTTTTATACTCCAATACCAAACAATTTAAAATTCCTATTTCCAACCAAAAAAGATTTCCTCTTCGATTATTAAAAACCTGCCTCATTTTGAATCCAACTTTTATATTTTCCAAACGCATTGTTTTTTAATATAAAAATTCTTAAATTTGATACCAATTACAAAAAGTTTTTAACTTAAAACATTCAAAATGAAACTACTAAAAAATTTATTTTTTATACTCTTTATTTCTTTGGTTACCAATTCGGCAGATGCACAAGGTTGGGGAATTCGTGCAGGAGCCAATTTTTCTAACTTGTCCAACAGCAATGGCGATATTCAAACAGGAGTCTATGCTGGATTATACAGACAATTCGGAATTGTGCCAAAATTGCTTTACATTCAACCCGAAATACAGTTCTCCAGTCAAGGATTTGACACAAAAACAACAAGTACCGATTTAAACTACATTCAAGTTCCTGTTGTTGCCAGACTGTATGTATTGAAACTTTTAAGTTTTGAAACAGGCCCACAATTCGGTTTTTTGATAAATGACAAAACAAGTGGTTCCGTAAATCCGGATTACAACTCATTCGACACTTCCTGGGCTTTTGGAGCAACATTTAATTTACCCTTTGGATTATCAATTGATGGACGCTATATCGCTGGATTAACTGACGTAATTGACAATGTCGATTCCAAAAACCAAGTTATTCAAGTTGGCTTGGGATTTAAATTTTAATCAAAAACCAGCTTTAATTAATCGAAATTTTCTAAAAAACTCCGAAGTCTAGCAGTAGATTTGGGAGTTTTTTATTTTCCAAACAAAAAACTATCTACACTGTCCAAAAACATTTCCAGATTGAACATAGGTTTGCACGTTTTGAAAACCAATGGCTTCCAAAGTCGTTTTCAAAGCCTCCAGTTTTATGAATTTGTGGTATTTTTAAAACTTACTCTTCGTGTAAATTAGTGGAATTTGTGTAAAACTTTTTTAAAACCGAATGCCCTACACGAAGCAGTGCGAGATGTTTTGTTTTTTAGAGATATTTTGTTTTTGCGAAGATATTGGGTTAGAACTGAGTTTACAATTTTAACGTGTCGTAAATTCATTTATTCCACTGTTTTTAAGCTTTGAAGTGGGTAAAACATTTTAATGAAATCAATCAAATATGGATCAAATTTAAAAAGTCCATTAATCTATGTACTTTTTTATAAAAGATACAGTATCTTTGTACTCGAAATCTGTCTCACATAAATGTCGACTCCATGTCGTTTTCTAAAATTAATTTTAGAATTAGTGTGATGATGGGTTTTTTTTATTCTCTTTGGTCAGTGGATTTTCAACTGAATAGTAATTCCTAAAACCCTCATATTTTTCTTTGTCATACAAGTCTATGACTAATGAAATCTTGTTTTTTAAGAATTCATAATATCGTGTTTCTCCTTTTTCAAATACACGTTGAATTGCCCAACAAAAATAATCCGCTAAATTCAAAATTGGTTCATTCGTGGGATAATTTACATTAAAAATAACTTTTGTTTTTATTTCTTCACTCCCACCAGGATTGCTGTTAACTCTTTGAACAGCCTTTTGCAAAGCCAATTCCAAGTTGTGATTTTTTGTACTTTTTCCTCTTTCGGAGACGTGCAATACTAGCTTTTCGTCTTTGTATAATTTGTTTTTCAAAAGATGCGAAAGCAAATCAGCATAAAAGTATTCTTCTTTTCCTTTGTGTTTGGTTTCATACCGCTCTATAGTTTTTGCTGAAACCACAGCTTCAAAACTGCAATTAATGGTCAAAATAAGTTCCAAAAACTTTAAGCGTACCTCTGGAATATCATCAGTTGCATGCAAATAATACCCTGAATTATTAACCTTTTTTTGAACACTCGCCACTTGAAAAAATGGATTGTCAACAATCTCTCTTTGCAACCTATTTATCTTTCCCCTTACCTCTTCTAAATTATCATAAACTTTAACCATTCCAATGATAAAACAACTAGAAACTCCATTGGTTCCCAAAGCATTTTTTTTGCCTTTGGTATAAAAGGAAGTATCCCCTGCCTCGTCAAGAAAATAATGTTTTGTATTCGATTTTGTATTCATCTTTTTAAGAAAACTTGTTATTTTAATCTTATTAAATCATTTTCAAAGCCTCCATTTTTATCATATTGTGTCCGGAAACATTGATGCCACGGAGAAGGGTTAGATGGGTTGTCATTTTATTTATGATTTTTAATTTTCATTTGGAATATCTTATTCACCTAAAAGTTTACGAAATTTAGTTTCAATTTCTTTTTTTAAAGGATGAATTATTTTAGGAATTTTCTTGTAAGCAAAAGCCGAGGCTAACCTATCTTCTTTTTCTAATGTTTCGCCCATCGACTTATATAGCTGTCTTTGGTCATAAGCATTAAATATTTCGCCAGATTCTTGAAAAAAACTACGTAATAAAGCCTCTGTTTCTTCATCGAAGTAAATTGAATTAAAGTTAAAATATTCCAAAAATTCGTTGTGAGCATCGCGATACTCATTACTGGCTTTTTTCTCATTTTCATCATAATCTTCACCATCTCGTGTAAACTTAAATGGCGAAATATGCTTTACTAATAAATTTAAATTATTGTTCAAATACTTATAAGATTCCTGCAATACTTCAAATCGTTTTTCGTGGAGTTTTGTAAACTTAAAATTTTCTTTGGTTTTCAAATGATTAAGTTCAATCTGAAATTGAGAAAGTTTTTCATCAAAGGAATTTTTAACACTACCTTTTACTTTTTCATTGAGCCAAAGTGTAATTAATGTTGGTATTAAAGTACAAACAAAACCTACTATAATTATAATGTAATTC comes from the Flavobacterium limnophilum genome and includes:
- a CDS encoding InlB B-repeat-containing protein, encoding MKRIIILFAVMLLFPLCVFSQIYVSPAGKEGNIGTIDRPTTLVNAIKIVIPGQTIYMRGGIYSIASTIFIARENSGTAGNLKRIEAYADETPILDFSAQSENNLHKGIVLDGFYWYFKGITIRRAGDNGMLLSGNFNTIDNCIFEKNRDSGLQISRYYAAYTSISQWPSNNLILNCESFDNKDSLAENADGFAAKLTCGQGNIFRGCLSHNNSDDGWDLYTKSKTGPIGAILFENCVAYNNGTLTNGSTTATGDKNGFKLGGEGIPVNHVLRRCVAFGNGQHGFTDNNNPGAIEMTNNTSYNNKSNGFGFREGGKHQFRNNISYQSFKDKIFGKDVENSNVWWIKMSTNGRNPALVVSDDDFVSLTVPTVLKNTDGSPNLGDFLALKSSSDFIDAGVQTAGIEYNGAAPDLGARELGAQQKTDFILKTTPKPIAGGSVVVNPVKTTYDAGDTVTLTATPATDYVFQSWSNGAITASTKITMNANKTVTANFKSTLPAAHVLAAMASPMEGGTITISPNKATYTEGEIVTLTALPAKGNELKSWSSGENTEVITIAMTADVGVTATFGEKLTGTHTLRIEEALPGYCAYDGVIAINSSANNRKVTNLVDAVGKGINYTIKVPTAGLYSIVFRYVHRGITTAAKVKINGTAGIDLSFPITSSTTKFATTTPTNIKLSKGINTIRLETIDALAFANIDWMEITGEAPEAQSCN
- a CDS encoding sulfite exporter TauE/SafE family protein is translated as MESYVIILLCLAAFVAGFIDAIVGGGGLIQTPVGLILLPNLPVSTVVGSLKVPAFSGTSFAAYQYLKKVDMNWKLLGIMMVLAFPSAFLGSTLLTYVSNDFMKPLLLVVLSFLVIYTYAQKNFGQHIVKNHSARTQVFYAVLISFVVGFYDGFIGPGTGSFLVLAFIALMGFDFLHASANAKMVNLATNFGSICLFMLKGKIIWAITIPMVLCNALGGWIGAKLAINKGNKFIRIFFLVVVIGTLIRFGYDVFYK
- a CDS encoding diphthine--ammonia ligase, which codes for MVKKALFNWSSGKDSALALYKIVQNKEYEISCLLTSVNQQFQRISMHGIRVELLEEQAKSIGLPLEIMQIPEMPTMEVYEAVMQTTLAKLKNQGITHSIFGDIFLEDLRKYREDKLAEMDFEAVFPLWKIPTQDLIQEFMALGFKTIVVCVNERFLDKSFVGRIIDQDFINDLPENVDVCGENGEFHTFTFDGPIFSNPISFEIGEIVYRKYEKPKEEDSSDTACETSTSDAFDYGFWYCDLAETN
- a CDS encoding FG-GAP-like repeat-containing protein; protein product: MNYKNTFAINLVCFFLFFLNIGTAQNFEKVVSTENLKGGYLGFSSFVDYNNDGFLDIFVTGLDFIHGDFLNAILYKNNGDKTFTESSIKNIPRVIYGDCSWGDFDNNGTLDLIYSGTTGGSAYNNITKIYKNINNGCEFIEIPNAIPAIKDGTVEWVDVDNDGLLDVFYQGLNSKDEYDSGIFKNNGNETFTKIANVSFYIINGARANLQTNSAKWADFDGDGLKDVITASSTKTEREFVIYKNLGNFKFDKIPFTLPQLSYVSMDVGDINKDGLPDFVFTGSTKFDLMSGDPGTKLYFYTNKGNMNFSNSFTMNNDGAFLSKLKLGDFDNDGFLDLVNYGSGLSYRNTKFYLNNKNDAFSEINKSFPDCYSGGIDFGDYDNDKDLDVLYYGRIENPYDIEITNIYENKNLNIELPTAIILDKGCGCNLKGTFSLNNSVDNVKWDFNDDATGISNTSTLPRPSHTFSKNGTYTVSATYTKGVITDTFFKTFSINGVPIVAEPSDITTCAVNDQFNFHNLKDLQILNGLPSLEYDISYHLSLREAENNSNKLPDLYTIQNATQAIFARVQSKGNPGCYVVKDFAVSVLASPVANAVDDIYMCDFNNDGIELFDLSTIENKLIGNQANVKVQYYDSSNNLVPSPLSSNYTNIILKKDYIKAKVINSNNECFAETNINLIANPLPIANVLPVLIGCDDDNDGISEFFDTSGVQNNVIANQSGMEVTYYDTIGNQLTNPLPNPFTNSIKDTENITVRVTDSKTKCFSETVLTLKTSSKPTIDKPQNLYSCDEGNGFANFDTSLIESQLIGNQSGLRIFYKDANGNNLPSPLPVTFKNMIPNTQTVFVKVENSLNSFCFSETSFDLIVNKLPVIDLKDNYAICELEPSLTISINPNFDSYEWKFKNNEIISITNEAKLIDSGDYTVKVTQIENGISCQKSFPFNLARSLKPTIEKVVYDQFGNNFIEISASGDGNFEYSIDGINFQDSNLFRNIYGGTYIVSVKDKYGCGQDDSEVTILDYPKFFTPNNDGVNDFWQIKGISKYPHAQILIFDRYGKLLKTLNPMDVGWDGKYNNEPMISDDFWFTINLNDEDKSFKGHFSLKR
- a CDS encoding DUF1697 domain-containing protein, producing the protein MTTHLALLRGINVSGHNMIKMEALKTTLEAIGFQNVQTYIQSGNVFVDSEDENGAAVGFKIKQEIFKAFGHEVPVVVIGKADLDACLKNNTFLKEPDSDIKKLYVAFVSTTLRSDSINDLKISQFKPDEARIDANRIYIKYAVGAGKTRFDQKYIEKKLNVTATIRNWNTVTQLLKLYEERSILFPE
- a CDS encoding porin family protein codes for the protein MKLLKNLFFILFISLVTNSADAQGWGIRAGANFSNLSNSNGDIQTGVYAGLYRQFGIVPKLLYIQPEIQFSSQGFDTKTTSTDLNYIQVPVVARLYVLKLLSFETGPQFGFLINDKTSGSVNPDYNSFDTSWAFGATFNLPFGLSIDGRYIAGLTDVIDNVDSKNQVIQVGLGFKF
- a CDS encoding DUF1697 domain-containing protein; this encodes MKTTLEAIGFQNVQTYVQSGNVFGQCR
- a CDS encoding DUF3800 domain-containing protein, with the protein product MNTKSNTKHYFLDEAGDTSFYTKGKKNALGTNGVSSCFIIGMVKVYDNLEEVRGKINRLQREIVDNPFFQVASVQKKVNNSGYYLHATDDIPEVRLKFLELILTINCSFEAVVSAKTIERYETKHKGKEEYFYADLLSHLLKNKLYKDEKLVLHVSERGKSTKNHNLELALQKAVQRVNSNPGGSEEIKTKVIFNVNYPTNEPILNLADYFCWAIQRVFEKGETRYYEFLKNKISLVIDLYDKEKYEGFRNYYSVENPLTKENKKNPSSH